A single Providencia manganoxydans DNA region contains:
- the sufS gene encoding cysteine desulfurase SufS, whose protein sequence is MTYNVAAVRQDFPALSQNINNHPLVYLDSAASAQKPLQVVEKESEFTLHHYAAVHRGIHTLSAQATSMMEEVRQKAADFINASSAEEIVFVKGTTEAINLVANTFGRKFISQGDNIIITEMEHHANIVPWYMLAETIGCEIRVLPVSDNGELELAELEALIDAKTRLLSFTHISNVLGTVNPVKAIITQARSFAASCGAQLHVLVDGAQGAMHSVVDVQDLDCDFYTFSGHKLYGPTGIGVLYGKKLLLDDMPPWEGGGAMIRNVSLKKGITYADAPWRFEAGTPNVSAIIGLGAAFDYLNTLGRTVAFAYEKSIMSYASQKLKEVPSLVLYGNEQREGVLAFNLGEHHAYDVGSFLDQYGIAIRTGHHCALPLMERYKVPAMCRASVGIYTTKEEIDSLFNALQRIKKLLG, encoded by the coding sequence ATGACATACAACGTAGCAGCAGTAAGGCAGGATTTTCCTGCCTTGTCTCAAAATATCAATAATCACCCGTTGGTTTATCTTGATAGTGCAGCTAGCGCACAGAAGCCTCTTCAAGTGGTTGAAAAAGAGAGCGAGTTTACGTTGCACCATTATGCTGCGGTACATCGGGGTATTCATACCTTAAGTGCCCAAGCGACAAGTATGATGGAAGAAGTTCGTCAAAAAGCGGCTGATTTTATCAACGCTTCGTCTGCCGAAGAAATTGTCTTTGTCAAAGGCACTACAGAAGCGATTAATTTGGTTGCGAATACCTTTGGTCGCAAGTTCATTAGTCAGGGTGACAACATCATCATTACTGAGATGGAGCATCATGCGAATATTGTGCCATGGTATATGTTAGCTGAAACTATTGGCTGTGAAATTCGTGTGCTTCCTGTTTCCGATAATGGTGAACTGGAACTTGCTGAGCTTGAAGCATTAATTGATGCCAAGACCCGTTTACTGAGTTTTACTCACATCTCTAATGTTCTAGGCACTGTTAACCCAGTTAAAGCGATCATAACGCAGGCTCGCTCATTTGCAGCCTCTTGTGGGGCTCAGCTTCACGTATTAGTTGATGGTGCGCAAGGTGCGATGCACAGTGTTGTTGATGTACAAGATTTAGATTGTGATTTTTATACCTTTTCTGGGCACAAACTGTATGGTCCAACAGGAATTGGTGTACTTTACGGTAAAAAATTGCTATTAGATGACATGCCGCCATGGGAAGGCGGCGGAGCTATGATCCGCAATGTTAGCCTAAAAAAAGGGATCACTTATGCAGATGCGCCATGGCGCTTTGAAGCAGGAACCCCAAACGTCAGTGCGATTATTGGCTTAGGCGCTGCTTTTGATTATCTCAATACTTTGGGAAGAACAGTGGCATTTGCTTATGAAAAGTCGATTATGTCCTATGCATCGCAAAAATTGAAAGAAGTTCCTTCATTAGTTTTATATGGCAATGAGCAGCGGGAAGGAGTACTTGCTTTCAATTTGGGTGAGCATCATGCTTATGATGTCGGCTCATTTTTAGATCAATATGGTATTGCAATACGTACAGGTCATCACTGTGCATTACCATTGATGGAACGGTATAAAGTTCCAGCAATGTGTCGTGCTTCTGTTGGGATCTATACAACAAAAGAAGAGATAGATTCTTTATTCAATGCATTACAACGGATTAAAAAATTGTTAGGCTAA
- the sufD gene encoding Fe-S cluster assembly protein SufD translates to MAGLLTNSERAGKRGQVAALNEQAMARFATLFEQRAGAKSHHAAAHWEKAKQVGLPPFRHEDWHYTPLHTVLKTQYHFAEQSINEQACEALALSIDAYRIVMIDGRYSSALSSIDMGPFQVALLDNQDLLPDAVNSEIFLHLTESLAQQPIVIHLAANQVAQKPLYLLNISSGNEGTEVNTSQYRYHIALGANSQAQVIEHFVSTNDCAHLTGSRLTVEVGDNAQYQHFKLNNENHRSQHFAHNDIVVGRDSQVLSSSFLLGGALTRHHTSAQLTGENANLSLNSLLLPKDNEIVDTRTYLEHNASHCESRQLHKVIAMDSSKAVFNGMIKVAPSALKTDGQMGNHTLLLGEQAEVDTKPQLEIYADDVKCGHGATVGRIDDEQLFYLRSRGIDGKAAKHMIIIAFAAELTESIGSDELKQAVMANIRRRLAEV, encoded by the coding sequence ATGGCTGGCTTATTGACCAACAGTGAGAGAGCAGGTAAACGTGGTCAAGTCGCTGCTTTAAATGAGCAAGCCATGGCGCGTTTTGCAACACTTTTCGAACAACGTGCAGGTGCTAAATCGCATCATGCAGCAGCACATTGGGAAAAGGCTAAACAAGTTGGTTTACCACCGTTTCGTCATGAGGACTGGCACTACACCCCTTTGCATACGGTATTAAAAACCCAATATCACTTTGCTGAGCAATCTATTAATGAGCAAGCGTGTGAGGCATTAGCACTATCAATAGACGCTTATCGAATTGTCATGATTGATGGTCGTTATAGTTCAGCGTTGAGCTCAATTGATATGGGGCCATTCCAAGTTGCTTTGTTAGATAATCAAGATCTTTTGCCTGATGCAGTGAATAGCGAGATCTTCTTACACTTAACTGAAAGTCTTGCACAGCAACCGATTGTGATCCACCTTGCCGCCAATCAAGTGGCACAGAAGCCTCTTTATCTTCTGAATATTTCCAGTGGAAATGAAGGCACAGAGGTCAATACGAGCCAATATCGTTATCATATTGCGCTAGGTGCAAATAGTCAGGCTCAAGTTATTGAGCACTTTGTCAGCACAAATGACTGTGCTCACCTGACAGGTAGCCGTTTGACCGTTGAAGTCGGTGATAATGCGCAATATCAGCATTTTAAACTGAACAATGAGAACCATCGTTCACAGCATTTTGCTCACAATGACATTGTAGTTGGTCGTGATAGCCAAGTGCTTAGCAGCAGCTTTTTACTGGGTGGGGCACTAACGCGTCATCATACTAGTGCTCAGCTGACAGGGGAAAATGCTAATTTATCACTGAATAGCTTATTATTGCCGAAAGATAACGAAATTGTGGATACGCGCACTTATCTTGAACATAACGCAAGCCATTGTGAAAGCAGACAATTACATAAAGTCATTGCAATGGATAGCAGTAAAGCGGTATTTAACGGCATGATTAAAGTCGCACCGAGCGCCTTAAAAACTGATGGTCAGATGGGGAATCATACCTTATTACTTGGAGAGCAAGCTGAAGTTGACACCAAACCTCAGTTAGAAATCTATGCTGACGATGTAAAATGTGGCCATGGTGCAACAGTGGGACGTATCGATGATGAACAGTTGTTCTACCTACGTTCAAGAGGGATCGACGGCAAAGCTGCAAAACATATGATTATTATCGCATTTGCTGCTGAGTTAACCGAATCAATTGGTTCAGATGAACTCAAACAAGCGGTTATGGCGAATATACGTCGACGCTTAGCAGAGGTTTAA
- a CDS encoding riboflavin synthase subunit alpha, which yields MFTGIVQGTAPIIEVTERANFRTHVMKFTPDLLVGLETGASVAHNGCCLTVTKIEGEQVSFDLIKETLRLTNLGELQVGDVVNIERAAKYGDEIGGHVVSGHIVTTAEISKIFTSEDNHQIWLSIYDKSLMKYILHKGFVAIDGISLTVGDVINNRFCVHLIPETLARTTLGKKRLGDKVNIEIDPQTQAIVDTVERVLLQKEQEKKAQQAVSQENDM from the coding sequence ATGTTTACAGGTATTGTTCAGGGCACGGCCCCAATTATTGAAGTTACAGAGAGAGCCAATTTTCGTACCCATGTAATGAAATTCACACCAGATCTACTCGTTGGTTTAGAAACTGGCGCTTCTGTTGCGCATAATGGTTGTTGTTTGACAGTCACAAAAATTGAAGGTGAACAGGTTAGTTTTGATTTAATCAAAGAGACTCTTAGGCTGACCAACCTTGGTGAACTACAAGTCGGTGATGTGGTTAATATAGAAAGGGCCGCTAAGTATGGTGATGAAATTGGTGGTCATGTTGTGTCGGGGCACATTGTAACGACCGCTGAAATCAGCAAGATCTTCACTTCAGAAGATAATCACCAGATTTGGTTATCTATTTATGATAAATCACTGATGAAATACATTTTGCACAAAGGTTTTGTGGCAATTGATGGTATTAGCTTAACGGTTGGAGATGTCATCAATAACCGCTTTTGTGTTCACTTGATCCCTGAAACCTTAGCGAGAACAACCTTAGGGAAAAAACGCTTAGGTGATAAAGTTAATATCGAGATCGACCCACAAACCCAAGCAATTGTTGATACAGTAGAGCGTGTGCTATTACAAAAAGAGCAAGAGAAAAAAGCACAGCAGGCTGTGTCGCAAGAGAATGATATGTAA
- the sufE gene encoding cysteine desulfuration protein SufE gives MPALPDEHKLLRNFSRCQDWEERYLYMIELGGRLTALTEQQRSDSNLIAGCQSQVWIDMQKQADGQIIFAGDSDAAIVKGLVAIVIILFQGKTAEQILAVDVKAFFSQLALEQHLTPSRTQGLNAMIRTILTRAAQLQ, from the coding sequence ATGCCAGCTTTGCCCGATGAACATAAATTACTGCGCAATTTCTCACGTTGTCAGGACTGGGAAGAACGTTATCTGTATATGATAGAGTTAGGTGGACGTTTAACTGCTTTAACAGAACAACAGCGTAGTGATAGTAATCTGATTGCGGGTTGTCAAAGCCAAGTTTGGATTGATATGCAAAAACAAGCCGATGGGCAGATTATTTTTGCGGGTGATAGTGATGCGGCAATTGTAAAAGGGCTAGTTGCAATCGTAATTATTCTTTTTCAGGGTAAAACTGCAGAGCAAATTTTAGCTGTGGATGTTAAAGCTTTTTTCTCTCAGCTTGCGCTAGAGCAGCATTTAACTCCCTCGCGGACTCAAGGTTTAAACGCGATGATCCGCACAATCCTTACGCGCGCAGCACAATTACAATAA
- a CDS encoding major outer membrane lipoprotein: MIRTKIVLGSIVLASALLAGCSSNSTEVQKLSSDVQTLNGKVDQLSNDVQTIRAEVQTAQQEAARANQRLDNQVRSYKK; encoded by the coding sequence ATGATTCGTACTAAAATTGTACTGGGCTCTATCGTATTAGCTTCAGCATTACTGGCGGGTTGTTCTTCTAACAGCACTGAAGTGCAAAAACTCTCTTCAGACGTGCAAACGCTGAATGGTAAAGTTGATCAGCTGAGCAACGATGTTCAGACTATCCGTGCTGAAGTACAAACTGCACAACAAGAAGCAGCTCGTGCTAACCAACGTCTAGACAACCAAGTTCGTTCTTACAAAAAGTAA
- a CDS encoding putative quinol monooxygenase, with translation MSIVVYAQITTENKNGFLTKDIVKNLAKLSRREQGCIKYDLITKEDGYIVFEEWESTAALEMHKKSEHFKRLVEAIERDNASISINFSENYQQTV, from the coding sequence ATGAGTATTGTTGTATACGCACAAATCACAACGGAAAATAAAAACGGATTTTTAACTAAAGACATCGTCAAAAATTTAGCGAAATTAAGTCGACGTGAGCAAGGATGCATCAAGTATGATCTGATTACTAAAGAGGATGGCTATATCGTTTTTGAAGAATGGGAAAGCACCGCAGCCCTTGAAATGCATAAAAAATCAGAGCATTTTAAACGTTTAGTCGAAGCAATTGAACGTGACAATGCGAGTATTTCAATTAACTTCAGCGAAAATTACCAACAAACTGTTTAA
- the cfa gene encoding cyclopropane fatty acyl phospholipid synthase: MSTCVDETKSKVSNWQRIAESLLSQAGIEINGSRPFDIQVHNTDFFKRVLQKGSLGLGESYMDGWWDCERLDLFFYKVLQAKLDTKLPNNLTDIMKVAMARLRNLQTQKRSWIVGEEHYDLGNDLFTLMLDPYMQYSCGYWNEATTLEQAQINKLDLICRKLQIEPGMRLLDIGCGWGGLSAYAARYYGASVTGVTISKEQQKLAQERCSGLDVNIILQDYRELNDKFDRIVSVGMFEHVGPKNYSTYFDVARKNIKDDGLFLLHTIGSNKNKVNVDSWIGKYIFPNGVLPSIENIGQSSEGKFVMEDWHNFGSDYDKTLMAWYQRFLDSWPELSDNYTPRFKRMFTYYLNSCAGAFRARDIQLWQILWSPKGAKGGIRVPR; the protein is encoded by the coding sequence ATGAGCACTTGTGTAGATGAAACCAAAAGTAAAGTTTCAAATTGGCAAAGAATTGCAGAATCGTTATTAAGCCAAGCTGGCATCGAAATCAACGGTTCCCGCCCATTTGATATTCAAGTTCATAATACCGATTTCTTTAAAAGAGTTTTGCAAAAAGGCTCTCTGGGCCTCGGTGAAAGTTATATGGATGGCTGGTGGGATTGCGAGCGTCTTGATTTATTTTTCTATAAAGTCTTACAGGCGAAACTCGATACTAAGCTACCCAATAATCTTACTGATATAATGAAAGTCGCAATGGCGCGCCTAAGGAATTTGCAAACTCAGAAGCGTTCATGGATTGTCGGAGAAGAGCACTACGATTTAGGTAATGATCTTTTCACCCTAATGTTAGATCCTTATATGCAATATTCCTGCGGCTATTGGAATGAAGCAACTACGCTTGAGCAAGCGCAAATCAATAAATTAGATTTGATCTGCCGTAAGCTACAAATAGAACCGGGTATGCGCTTACTCGATATTGGTTGTGGTTGGGGAGGCCTTAGCGCTTATGCTGCACGTTATTATGGCGCATCCGTCACTGGTGTCACTATTTCGAAAGAGCAACAAAAATTAGCTCAAGAGCGTTGTAGTGGGCTTGACGTTAATATTATTTTACAAGATTACCGTGAATTAAATGATAAATTTGATCGGATTGTTTCAGTTGGCATGTTTGAGCACGTAGGCCCTAAAAACTATTCCACTTATTTTGATGTTGCACGTAAGAATATTAAAGATGATGGTTTATTTTTATTACATACCATCGGCTCAAATAAAAACAAAGTGAATGTTGATTCATGGATTGGCAAATATATTTTCCCAAATGGAGTGCTCCCTTCTATTGAGAATATTGGCCAATCCAGTGAAGGGAAATTTGTCATGGAAGACTGGCATAATTTTGGTTCTGATTATGACAAAACACTAATGGCATGGTATCAGCGATTTTTAGACAGTTGGCCTGAGCTTAGCGATAATTATACGCCACGCTTTAAACGCATGTTCACTTACTATTTGAACTCATGTGCTGGGGCATTCAGAGCCAGAGATATTCAATTATGGCAAATCCTTTGGAGCCCTAAAGGCGCTAAAGGAGGAATACGCGTACCAAGGTAA
- the pykF gene encoding pyruvate kinase PykF, with the protein MKKTKIVCTIGPKTESEEKLSQLLDAGMNVMRLNFSHGDYEEHGQRIKNLRAVCARTGKQAAILLDTKGPEIRTMKLEGGNDVSLVAGQTFTFTTDTSVIGNKDKVAVTYSGLTSDLNAGDTVLVDDGLIGMKVKDVTATEVICEVLNNGDLGEKKGVNLPGVSIGLPALADKDKEDLVFGCEQGVDFVAASFIRKRSDVEEIRAHLKKHGGENIQIISKIENQEGLNNFDEILEASDGIMVARGDLGVEIPVEEVIFAQKMMIEKCVAARKVVITATQMLDSMIKNPRPTRAEAGDVANAIIDGTDAVMLSGESAKGKYPIEAVTIMATICERTDRVMPSRIDSQKPGQRLRVTEAVCRGAVEMSEKLDVPLIVVATFGGKSAKSVRKYFPTAPILALTTNEETARQLLLVKGVVPMMVGGFTSTDDFYREGKRAALNSGLAKEGDAIVMVSGALVPSGTTNTSSVHVL; encoded by the coding sequence ATGAAAAAAACGAAAATTGTTTGTACCATCGGCCCAAAAACCGAATCAGAAGAAAAATTAAGTCAACTTCTTGATGCAGGCATGAATGTCATGCGTCTTAACTTCTCTCACGGCGACTATGAAGAGCATGGTCAACGCATTAAAAACCTACGCGCAGTTTGCGCAAGAACAGGTAAACAAGCAGCTATCTTGCTTGATACTAAAGGCCCAGAAATCCGCACTATGAAATTGGAAGGCGGTAATGACGTCTCTCTCGTTGCAGGCCAGACATTCACATTTACTACTGATACCTCAGTAATTGGTAATAAAGATAAAGTTGCTGTCACATACTCAGGTTTAACTTCAGATCTCAACGCAGGCGATACTGTTTTGGTCGATGATGGGCTCATTGGCATGAAAGTCAAAGATGTCACTGCGACTGAGGTAATCTGTGAAGTCTTAAATAACGGTGATTTAGGCGAGAAAAAAGGCGTTAACCTACCAGGTGTTTCCATTGGTTTACCTGCACTTGCAGATAAAGATAAAGAAGATTTGGTGTTTGGTTGTGAACAAGGCGTTGACTTTGTTGCTGCCTCCTTTATCCGTAAACGCTCTGATGTTGAAGAAATTCGTGCTCACCTGAAAAAACATGGTGGAGAAAACATTCAAATCATTTCTAAGATCGAAAACCAAGAAGGTTTAAACAACTTTGATGAAATCTTAGAAGCGTCTGACGGCATCATGGTTGCTCGTGGTGATTTGGGTGTTGAAATCCCCGTTGAAGAAGTTATTTTTGCACAAAAAATGATGATTGAAAAATGTGTTGCTGCACGTAAAGTTGTTATTACTGCAACACAAATGTTAGATTCAATGATCAAAAATCCACGCCCTACCCGCGCAGAAGCTGGTGATGTTGCTAACGCAATTATCGATGGGACCGATGCGGTTATGCTATCGGGTGAAAGTGCCAAAGGTAAATACCCTATTGAAGCTGTCACCATCATGGCAACAATTTGTGAACGTACTGACCGTGTTATGCCATCACGTATTGATAGCCAAAAACCAGGTCAGCGCTTACGCGTTACCGAAGCCGTTTGCCGTGGCGCAGTTGAAATGTCTGAAAAATTAGATGTTCCTCTGATCGTCGTCGCAACTTTTGGTGGTAAATCGGCAAAATCAGTACGTAAATACTTCCCAACAGCCCCTATTTTAGCGTTAACTACCAATGAAGAAACCGCGCGTCAGCTATTATTAGTCAAAGGCGTAGTACCTATGATGGTAGGTGGTTTTACTTCTACTGATGATTTTTATCGTGAAGGTAAGCGTGCAGCACTGAATAGTGGATTAGCGAAAGAAGGTGATGCGATTGTCATGGTGTCTGGTGCGTTAGTGCCAAGTGGTACGACAAATACCTCTTCAGTACATGTATTATAA
- a CDS encoding L,D-transpeptidase family protein produces MKKVLTAASLFVASALLSPVQAMDYPLPDGNTRLIGENSIYVVPNDGRSLEMIASEHQIGLLAMLEANPGTDPYLPEAGKELIIPSQMLLPSTQRSGIVLNLAELRLYYYPAGKDEVVVYPIGIGQLGRDTPEMVTSVSQLIKDPTWTPTANIRKNYAKEGITLPAVVPAGPDNPMGLYALRLSYGHGEYLIHGTNADFGIGMRVSSGCIRLRPDDIEALFKTVPKGTRVQVVNQPVKYSKEPDGSYYIEVHQPLSKKPSDDPQTMPIALSDDFKRFLENEEIDKALVEKELARRSGLPVKVNKGQDAEIQSQYEPEYASSEDQQDESANEQGKYPELKPIDSFTISQPQPIYNESIN; encoded by the coding sequence ATGAAAAAAGTGTTAACTGCAGCAAGTTTGTTTGTAGCGAGTGCGTTGCTGTCACCAGTGCAAGCAATGGATTATCCATTACCTGATGGCAATACACGCCTGATCGGGGAAAACTCAATTTATGTTGTTCCTAATGATGGTCGCTCGTTAGAAATGATTGCCAGTGAGCATCAAATTGGATTACTTGCAATGTTAGAAGCTAATCCCGGTACTGATCCCTATTTACCTGAGGCAGGCAAAGAACTGATCATCCCTTCACAGATGCTACTGCCTTCAACACAAAGAAGCGGCATAGTCCTTAACCTAGCTGAATTAAGACTTTATTACTATCCAGCAGGAAAGGATGAGGTGGTGGTCTACCCAATAGGAATTGGTCAATTAGGTCGTGATACACCTGAAATGGTCACATCAGTCAGCCAGTTAATTAAAGATCCGACATGGACACCTACAGCGAATATTCGTAAAAATTACGCTAAAGAAGGAATTACATTGCCGGCGGTTGTTCCTGCGGGACCAGATAACCCAATGGGCTTATATGCATTGCGTCTATCCTATGGTCATGGTGAATATTTGATCCACGGTACTAATGCTGATTTTGGTATCGGCATGCGCGTTAGTTCTGGCTGTATTCGTTTGCGTCCTGACGATATTGAAGCGTTATTTAAAACCGTTCCTAAAGGAACACGTGTTCAAGTTGTGAACCAGCCGGTTAAATATTCTAAAGAGCCAGACGGTAGCTATTATATTGAAGTGCATCAACCGCTGTCTAAAAAGCCAAGTGATGATCCTCAGACAATGCCAATTGCTTTGAGTGATGATTTTAAACGCTTTCTTGAAAATGAAGAAATAGATAAAGCGCTAGTCGAAAAAGAGCTGGCAAGACGTTCAGGGTTGCCAGTTAAGGTGAATAAAGGGCAGGACGCTGAAATACAGTCTCAGTATGAGCCTGAATATGCATCAAGCGAAGATCAGCAGGATGAAAGTGCTAATGAGCAAGGCAAATATCCAGAGCTAAAGCCAATTGACTCGTTTACTATTTCTCAACCACAGCCAATCTATAACGAATCAATAAACTAA
- a CDS encoding helix-turn-helix transcriptional regulator — protein MLKQYYPPAELNGFISSVLILKKFTVPIKVFPGTGAEIWVSSKELCISTENHIKTNKYQLVIPRIDTFTAKPNNGNLMVLRVRHDAVRFLLPERTLSYTDKPTALADIWQEPWYLDLANSSFKGLLDCFVRTKALKQPQLIDDILNILYRNPTKKITDIADETGYSARFIQKEFLKEYGITPKRYQINCRLEQLLKAMLKEQDTYRWLETGYYDQSHFYRDFKRYFTMTPSAFLKSDYSFFYNTIAKQTLR, from the coding sequence ATGCTCAAACAGTATTATCCGCCTGCTGAATTGAATGGTTTTATCAGCTCAGTGTTAATTCTTAAAAAATTTACGGTACCAATAAAAGTGTTTCCGGGTACTGGCGCGGAGATTTGGGTTTCATCCAAAGAGTTATGCATATCTACTGAAAACCATATAAAAACAAATAAATATCAACTTGTTATCCCTCGCATTGATACCTTCACAGCTAAACCGAATAATGGAAATTTGATGGTATTGCGTGTTCGCCATGATGCGGTGCGTTTTCTGCTCCCTGAACGAACATTATCTTATACTGATAAGCCAACCGCCTTAGCTGACATTTGGCAAGAGCCTTGGTATCTAGATTTAGCAAATTCCTCTTTTAAAGGACTGTTAGACTGCTTTGTCCGTACCAAAGCGTTAAAACAGCCCCAATTAATCGATGATATACTCAATATTCTTTATCGCAATCCCACTAAAAAGATCACAGATATTGCCGATGAAACGGGATATAGCGCACGTTTTATACAAAAAGAATTTTTAAAAGAATATGGTATTACCCCTAAGAGATATCAGATTAATTGTCGTTTAGAACAATTACTTAAAGCTATGCTGAAAGAGCAGGATACCTACCGCTGGCTAGAAACAGGTTATTATGACCAATCACACTTCTATCGTGATTTTAAACGATATTTTACGATGACACCTTCCGCATTCTTAAAGTCTGATTATTCGTTTTTTTACAATACAATCGCAAAGCAAACTTTAAGATAG
- a CDS encoding MATE family efflux transporter yields MQKYFTEARSLLALGIPIILAQFSQTAMGFVDTVMAGSVSEIEMSAVAVGISIWLPAILFGQGLLMALTPIVAQMNGSGRRNLIGNQVQQGLWLAFFLSLGVIFLLYNSKLIIGNMPHMNAELADKSVRFLHAIMWGAPGYLFYQVYRSQCEGLSKTKPGMVIGFLGLMVNIPINYIFIYGHFGAPALGGVGCGVATASVYWVMCILMRWYVRKAPSQRDIHATLRFASPDPLILKRIFVLGVPIGLALFFEVTLFAIVALLVAPLGVVAVAGHQVALNFSSVMFMFPLSLGIAATIRVGYNLGQQSTEAAKISSYTSLAVGLLLASLTAIVTAALREPIALMYNKNPEVVVLASSLMLFAAIYQLSDSVQVIGAGILRGYKDTRSIFFITFTAYWLLGLPIGYALALTDLFAEPMGPQGFWIGFIIGLSASAIGMAGRIWWIHKQPDSFVLLRSTR; encoded by the coding sequence GTGCAGAAATATTTTACAGAAGCGCGTAGCTTGCTTGCTCTCGGCATCCCGATCATTCTTGCCCAATTTTCACAAACTGCAATGGGGTTTGTGGATACGGTTATGGCAGGTAGTGTCAGTGAAATTGAGATGTCAGCAGTTGCTGTCGGAATTTCAATTTGGTTACCGGCTATTCTTTTTGGACAAGGGCTATTAATGGCACTGACGCCTATCGTGGCGCAAATGAATGGTTCAGGTCGCCGTAATTTGATAGGGAATCAAGTTCAACAAGGGCTGTGGTTAGCGTTTTTCTTATCACTTGGCGTGATCTTTTTGCTTTATAATAGCAAACTTATTATTGGCAATATGCCGCATATGAATGCGGAATTAGCGGATAAATCGGTTCGTTTTTTACATGCTATCATGTGGGGTGCGCCGGGCTATTTATTCTATCAAGTTTATCGTAGCCAATGTGAAGGATTATCCAAAACAAAGCCAGGTATGGTCATTGGCTTCCTAGGTTTAATGGTCAATATCCCTATCAACTATATCTTTATTTATGGGCATTTTGGCGCACCTGCATTAGGTGGCGTAGGATGTGGCGTTGCAACAGCATCAGTTTATTGGGTGATGTGTATCTTAATGCGTTGGTATGTCAGAAAAGCGCCTTCGCAGCGTGACATCCATGCAACGCTGCGGTTTGCTTCCCCTGACCCACTTATCCTAAAACGTATTTTTGTTTTAGGTGTGCCTATCGGATTAGCATTATTTTTTGAAGTGACCTTATTTGCCATTGTTGCATTATTAGTTGCACCACTGGGCGTAGTCGCTGTTGCTGGGCATCAGGTCGCATTGAACTTTAGTTCGGTGATGTTTATGTTCCCGCTATCATTAGGTATCGCGGCAACAATCCGTGTAGGTTACAACCTAGGTCAACAGTCAACTGAAGCGGCAAAAATATCGTCCTATACGAGCTTAGCGGTCGGTTTATTATTAGCTTCCTTGACCGCAATTGTTACCGCAGCCCTGCGCGAACCCATCGCACTGATGTACAACAAAAACCCTGAAGTTGTCGTATTGGCATCAAGTTTGATGCTATTTGCAGCAATCTATCAACTTTCAGACTCAGTACAGGTTATTGGCGCAGGTATTCTGCGTGGTTATAAAGATACACGTTCGATCTTCTTTATTACTTTTACTGCTTACTGGCTATTAGGATTACCAATTGGCTACGCTCTAGCGTTAACGGATCTGTTTGCCGAACCAATGGGCCCTCAAGGTTTTTGGATTGGTTTTATTATCGGTCTGAGTGCTTCTGCAATTGGTATGGCAGGACGTATTTGGTGGATCCATAAGCAGCCTGATAGCTTCGTTTTATTACGTTCAACACGTTAA